In Geotalea uraniireducens, one genomic interval encodes:
- the def gene encoding peptide deformylase, with product MPAQKILLYPHPVLKKVCHPVTAVDQEIAGLIDDLLDTMHAGPGSVGVAAPQIGVTLRVCVVDVSGSRHGKENNHGQLVMINPEILSCEGGAVMREGCMSVPDYTGDVERSTAITVRFQDGAGVERQLECSGFEAVAIQHEMDHLDGILFLDRIVSLKTGLFRRKNYK from the coding sequence ATGCCTGCGCAGAAAATCCTCCTCTATCCCCATCCCGTGCTGAAAAAAGTCTGTCATCCGGTTACCGCCGTCGATCAGGAGATCGCCGGCCTGATTGATGACCTGCTCGATACCATGCATGCCGGTCCCGGTTCGGTCGGCGTTGCCGCTCCCCAGATCGGCGTGACGTTGCGGGTCTGTGTGGTTGACGTTTCCGGCAGCCGCCATGGCAAGGAGAACAATCACGGACAGCTGGTGATGATCAACCCGGAAATTCTCTCCTGCGAGGGTGGTGCGGTGATGCGCGAAGGGTGCATGAGTGTCCCCGACTACACGGGCGATGTCGAGCGGTCCACGGCCATCACCGTCCGCTTCCAGGATGGCGCCGGTGTGGAGCGGCAGTTGGAATGCAGCGGCTTCGAGGCGGTGGCGATCCAGCATGAAATGGATCATCTGGACGGCATCCTCTTTCTCGACCGGATCGTCTCGCTCAAAACTGGCCTGTTCCGGCGCAAGAATTACAAATAG
- the hemG gene encoding protoporphyrinogen oxidase — protein sequence MKKAIIVGGGISGLAAAYLLQKQAKAADIELDVTLLEKEERLGGKIWSIKADGYLCEWGPNGFLDSKPQTLDLCRDLEASGQLLRSNDNARKRFIYSGGILNRLPENGPSFLKSKLISWPGKLRLAMEPFIPPYAAAEDETLAAFGRRRLGEEALQKLIAPMVSGIFAGNPETMSLVSCFPRIAELERDYGSLVKAMIKLAKKKKQDIASGKVVASAAGPGGVLTSFRDGIQTLTDILAERLGPATIVSGQAVTGLTNGSSAPFRLRTATIDIDADVVILASPAYATADILEAIAPEMVTVLREIPYASMTVVCFGYERERISYDLNGFGYLIPKEEGMNTLGTLWDSSIFENRAPAGRVLLRSMLGGACFPEYVTLSDEEVIRRVRADLQAAMAITAEPSFIRIFRHAQAIPQYTAGHGRRLAALDEQLANHPGLFLTGNSYRGIGLNDCVAAANRTADAVVTYLKSR from the coding sequence ATGAAAAAGGCGATCATCGTCGGTGGCGGTATTTCTGGGCTGGCGGCCGCTTACCTCCTGCAAAAGCAGGCAAAGGCGGCAGATATCGAGCTGGACGTGACCCTGCTGGAAAAAGAGGAGCGGCTGGGCGGCAAGATCTGGAGCATCAAGGCGGACGGGTACTTGTGCGAATGGGGCCCGAACGGCTTTCTCGACTCCAAGCCGCAGACGCTTGATCTCTGCCGCGATCTGGAGGCGTCCGGCCAGTTACTGCGCAGCAACGACAATGCCCGGAAGCGGTTTATCTATTCCGGTGGCATCCTGAACCGCCTCCCCGAAAATGGGCCATCGTTCCTCAAAAGCAAGCTGATTTCCTGGCCTGGCAAGCTGCGGCTGGCAATGGAACCGTTCATTCCCCCCTATGCCGCCGCTGAAGACGAGACTCTGGCTGCTTTCGGCCGCCGCCGGCTCGGTGAAGAGGCATTGCAGAAACTGATTGCCCCGATGGTCTCCGGAATCTTCGCCGGCAACCCGGAGACCATGTCGCTCGTCTCCTGCTTTCCACGCATCGCCGAGCTGGAACGCGATTACGGCAGTCTGGTCAAGGCGATGATCAAGCTGGCCAAAAAGAAAAAACAGGATATCGCCTCCGGCAAAGTGGTGGCCAGCGCTGCCGGCCCCGGCGGGGTTCTCACCTCGTTTCGCGACGGCATACAGACCCTGACCGATATCCTGGCCGAACGGCTCGGGCCGGCAACTATTGTTTCGGGGCAGGCGGTAACAGGCCTGACCAACGGAAGCAGTGCACCCTTCCGGCTCCGCACGGCAACGATCGATATCGATGCCGACGTAGTGATCCTCGCCAGCCCCGCATACGCCACAGCCGACATTCTGGAGGCCATCGCCCCGGAAATGGTAACTGTGCTCCGGGAGATCCCCTATGCATCGATGACCGTCGTCTGCTTCGGGTACGAACGGGAGCGGATCAGCTACGATCTGAACGGTTTCGGCTATCTGATCCCGAAAGAAGAAGGGATGAACACCCTCGGTACCCTGTGGGATTCGAGCATTTTCGAAAACCGGGCACCGGCCGGGCGAGTACTTTTGCGCAGCATGCTGGGCGGGGCCTGCTTCCCCGAGTACGTTACGCTCAGCGACGAGGAAGTGATCCGCCGGGTGCGGGCCGACCTGCAGGCGGCAATGGCGATCACCGCCGAGCCATCATTCATCCGCATCTTCCGACACGCTCAGGCGATCCCCCAGTACACCGCCGGCCATGGTCGGCGACTGGCGGCGCTGGACGAGCAGCTGGCAAACCATCCGGGTCTCTTTCTGACCGGCAACTCCTACCGCGGCATTGGTCTGAACGACTGCGTTGCCGCCGCCAACCGGACGGCCGATGCGGTTGTCACCTATCTGAAATCCCGCTAA
- a CDS encoding MarR family winged helix-turn-helix transcriptional regulator codes for MERIERIAQLYPTIMRVMSRIRSLVHEGMDLTYNQYKMLLTIYDKGSCPLNLLARELGIAMSSASEMVDRLVNLGIVYRAVDEGNRRQVTIFTTEKGEELIRELRHGIVENYRNLFARLPDADQVRLVGAFETLAEILGSLE; via the coding sequence ATGGAACGCATCGAACGCATCGCCCAGCTCTACCCAACGATAATGCGGGTGATGAGCAGAATTCGCAGCCTTGTCCATGAAGGAATGGATCTGACCTATAACCAGTACAAGATGCTGCTGACCATTTACGACAAAGGCAGTTGTCCGCTCAACCTCTTGGCCCGCGAACTCGGCATTGCCATGAGTTCGGCCAGTGAAATGGTCGATCGGCTCGTCAATCTCGGCATCGTCTACCGGGCCGTCGATGAGGGTAACCGGCGGCAGGTGACTATTTTTACTACCGAGAAGGGAGAAGAGTTGATCAGGGAGCTGCGACACGGCATCGTGGAAAACTACCGAAACCTTTTTGCCCGGCTGCCGGATGCCGACCAGGTCCGGCTGGTCGGCGCCTTCGAAACCCTGGCGGAAATTCTCGGCAGCCTGGAATGA
- a CDS encoding DnaJ C-terminal domain-containing protein, giving the protein MAAKDYYEVLGLKKGATEEELKKAYRKLAVKYHPDKNPGDKAAEEKFKEINEAYAVLSDPKKRQQYDQFGSSDFHQHYSQEDIFRGFDVGDIFKDMGFGTDDIFSRIFGGGFRQGQGGFGFGGGGRQRGEDFSMELAVSFHDAYTGCEKRVAFMRDGKREELSVKVPAGVESGARLRVAGKGGQGSGGPGDLFLNVKVGHDPLFAREGDDLIVERQIRFTEAALGTSLDVPTLEGKKRIKVPAGIQAGTKIRLKGLGFPHLGKSGKGDLYVRVGVAVPEQLTAEQRKLLEELGKKGL; this is encoded by the coding sequence ATGGCAGCCAAGGACTACTACGAAGTACTGGGACTTAAAAAGGGGGCGACGGAAGAGGAGCTGAAAAAGGCCTATCGGAAACTCGCCGTCAAATACCATCCCGACAAGAACCCGGGAGATAAAGCAGCCGAGGAGAAGTTCAAAGAGATCAACGAGGCGTATGCCGTACTCTCTGATCCGAAGAAGCGTCAGCAGTACGATCAGTTTGGCTCGAGCGACTTCCATCAACACTATTCGCAGGAAGATATCTTCCGCGGTTTTGACGTCGGGGACATCTTCAAGGATATGGGGTTCGGCACCGATGATATTTTCAGCCGGATCTTCGGCGGTGGATTCCGGCAGGGCCAGGGTGGCTTTGGTTTCGGTGGCGGAGGCCGGCAGAGGGGCGAGGACTTCTCGATGGAGCTTGCCGTGAGCTTTCACGACGCTTATACCGGCTGCGAGAAGCGGGTGGCTTTCATGCGTGACGGCAAGCGGGAAGAACTCTCGGTGAAGGTACCTGCGGGCGTGGAAAGCGGGGCCCGGCTTCGGGTGGCGGGCAAGGGGGGGCAGGGGAGCGGCGGTCCCGGGGACCTCTTTCTGAATGTCAAGGTTGGCCACGATCCGCTCTTTGCGCGGGAAGGTGACGATCTGATAGTGGAACGGCAGATTCGCTTCACTGAAGCGGCGCTCGGCACCTCCCTTGACGTACCGACCCTGGAGGGGAAGAAGCGGATCAAGGTGCCGGCAGGTATCCAGGCGGGGACCAAGATTCGGCTGAAGGGGCTCGGCTTTCCCCATCTGGGCAAAAGTGGCAAAGGGGATCTTTACGTGCGGGTTGGGGTGGCGGTTCCCGAGCAGTTGACTGCCGAACAACGTAAGCTGCTGGAGGAACTTGGCAAAAAAGGATTGTAA
- a CDS encoding peptidylprolyl isomerase, which translates to MKLRLTALILIASATFASIAAAEVIDKIVAVVNDEIITSYAVDKEKSVMLKEAERQQQPLDEQTRLNIDKLALNRLIDRKLVEQKIRELDIRVSEEEIRQAIEDVKRQNKLSQEALVAALTNQGLTFDQYKTQIREQLERLRLISQEVRSKIVVSEREMHEFYQANPQKFGGEDQLKARNIFFRLDKEMPAEQVKKIMTTAMTVLYEAQSGKDFADLARKYSDDPAAKKNGGDLGTFRKGDVLPEFEESLAKMKPGDVSDLIYTSTGLHIIKLEARTPGAPRPFDEVKGEVEDLLYRKKSEERFNQWVADLRKSAAIDIRQ; encoded by the coding sequence ATGAAACTACGCCTCACCGCTCTCATCCTCATTGCTTCCGCAACGTTCGCCTCTATCGCTGCTGCCGAGGTCATCGACAAGATTGTCGCCGTCGTCAACGACGAGATCATCACCTCCTATGCCGTGGATAAGGAAAAATCCGTCATGCTCAAGGAGGCCGAACGGCAGCAGCAGCCCCTTGACGAACAGACACGTCTCAACATCGACAAGCTTGCCCTCAACCGCTTGATAGATCGTAAACTGGTTGAACAGAAGATTCGAGAACTGGACATCCGGGTCAGCGAAGAGGAGATCAGGCAGGCGATTGAAGACGTCAAACGGCAGAACAAGCTTTCACAGGAAGCACTCGTTGCGGCCCTGACCAACCAGGGGCTTACCTTCGATCAATACAAGACCCAGATTCGCGAACAGCTTGAACGGCTTCGGCTGATCAGCCAGGAAGTTCGCTCAAAAATCGTCGTCAGCGAGCGGGAGATGCATGAGTTTTATCAGGCCAATCCGCAGAAATTCGGCGGCGAGGATCAGCTGAAAGCTCGCAACATCTTCTTCCGGCTCGACAAGGAGATGCCGGCCGAGCAGGTCAAGAAGATCATGACCACCGCGATGACGGTACTGTATGAGGCCCAGAGCGGCAAGGATTTCGCCGACTTGGCCCGCAAGTATTCCGACGACCCGGCTGCCAAGAAAAACGGCGGCGATCTCGGTACGTTCCGCAAGGGGGATGTCCTACCGGAGTTCGAGGAGAGCCTTGCCAAAATGAAGCCGGGCGACGTTAGCGATTTGATCTACACTTCAACCGGTTTGCACATTATCAAGCTGGAAGCGCGGACCCCCGGCGCACCCCGCCCCTTCGACGAGGTGAAAGGCGAAGTCGAGGATTTATTGTACCGGAAAAAGTCGGAAGAGCGGTTCAATCAGTGGGTTGCTGATCTCCGCAAGAGTGCGGCGATCGATATCCGTCAATAA
- a CDS encoding peptidylprolyl isomerase — translation MIFRTLVIAASVAALAGCGGKTETGSTSAPAKKAGQVIAEVNGDSITTGDFQRELENLPPYLKPMAETPEGKKELLDTMVVRELILQQARKDGIDKSPEVAAKLEELKKRVIVDAFLKKKVEEQVNISDDELKKFYDENKDKFKTGDQIRASHILVRTEKEAQDILAQLKAGANFEELAKKKSIDSAAAKGGDLGWFSKGAMVPEFEKAVMGMKDGQISGIVKTKFGYHIIKKTGTRKAGVRSFDEVKEQIKAALLPAKQQEVFQKLKDDIKKNAKITINEDVLKSLGGAQDAGAPPAAAPEAK, via the coding sequence ATGATCTTCAGAACGCTCGTCATTGCCGCCAGCGTTGCCGCCCTTGCCGGTTGTGGCGGGAAGACGGAAACCGGCAGCACAAGCGCACCAGCCAAAAAAGCGGGACAGGTGATTGCCGAGGTGAACGGCGACTCCATCACCACCGGTGACTTTCAGCGGGAGCTGGAAAACCTTCCTCCGTACCTGAAACCGATGGCCGAGACGCCCGAAGGGAAAAAGGAACTGCTCGACACGATGGTGGTGCGCGAACTGATCCTGCAGCAGGCGCGGAAAGACGGGATCGACAAGAGCCCGGAAGTTGCCGCCAAGCTGGAAGAGCTGAAGAAGCGCGTGATTGTCGACGCCTTCCTCAAGAAAAAAGTCGAAGAGCAGGTCAACATTTCCGATGATGAGCTGAAGAAGTTTTACGATGAAAACAAAGATAAATTCAAGACCGGCGACCAGATCAGGGCAAGCCACATCCTCGTCCGGACCGAGAAGGAAGCTCAGGATATCCTGGCGCAGTTGAAAGCCGGCGCCAATTTCGAAGAACTGGCCAAGAAGAAATCGATCGACTCGGCAGCGGCCAAGGGGGGCGACCTGGGCTGGTTCAGCAAGGGGGCGATGGTCCCTGAATTCGAAAAGGCGGTCATGGGCATGAAAGATGGCCAGATATCCGGAATTGTCAAAACCAAGTTCGGCTATCACATCATCAAGAAGACCGGCACCCGGAAAGCGGGGGTCCGTTCCTTCGACGAAGTGAAAGAGCAGATCAAGGCGGCATTGCTGCCGGCCAAACAGCAGGAAGTCTTCCAGAAGCTGAAGGACGACATCAAGAAGAACGCCAAGATCACCATCAACGAAGATGTTCTGAAAAGCCTCGGCGGTGCCCAGGACGCCGGTGCCCCGCCGGCAGCCGCCCCGGAAGCGAAGTAA